A genome region from Brachymonas denitrificans includes the following:
- a CDS encoding DMT family transporter yields the protein MQTLTRKQLLALLVLTLMWGINWPMMKLSLRELQPLHFRALTMSLGMLGLMLYFRTRGVRLMPQGWSEWRAILILALPNMLGWHGLSIYGLQQLSSGRAAILGFTMPVWTVLLGVLFYREQLNRRLIVAVVAVLAAIGLLLANELSNLAGRPVGILWMQGAAICWALGTIWTRRLPTTLPTEALIVWMMAFGAASMGVLAALLEPPQSYAFSTPVWLSLAYGVLINYGAAQVLWFSLARALPPSTSAMSVMAIPLIGIMSATVIVGEWPHWQDFAAVGCVMLAIAAVLLPRRGA from the coding sequence ATGCAAACCCTGACCCGCAAGCAACTCCTTGCGCTGCTGGTGCTCACCCTGATGTGGGGCATCAACTGGCCGATGATGAAGCTCTCCTTGCGCGAGCTGCAGCCGCTGCATTTCCGAGCCCTCACCATGAGCCTGGGCATGCTCGGATTGATGCTGTACTTCCGTACGCGCGGGGTGCGGTTGATGCCGCAGGGCTGGAGCGAATGGCGTGCCATTCTGATCCTTGCGCTGCCCAACATGCTGGGCTGGCATGGCCTGTCGATCTACGGGCTGCAGCAGCTGTCATCCGGCCGCGCCGCCATTCTCGGCTTCACCATGCCGGTGTGGACGGTGCTGCTGGGCGTGCTGTTCTACCGCGAGCAACTCAACCGGCGGCTGATCGTTGCGGTGGTCGCGGTACTGGCTGCCATCGGGCTGCTGCTGGCCAACGAGCTGAGCAATCTGGCGGGCCGGCCCGTGGGCATCCTGTGGATGCAGGGCGCGGCCATCTGCTGGGCACTCGGCACCATCTGGACACGCCGCCTGCCCACCACCTTGCCGACCGAGGCGCTGATCGTGTGGATGATGGCCTTCGGCGCGGCCAGCATGGGCGTGCTCGCAGCCCTGCTGGAGCCGCCGCAGAGCTACGCTTTCAGCACCCCGGTCTGGCTCAGCCTGGCTTATGGCGTGCTGATCAACTACGGCGCGGCGCAGGTGCTGTGGTTCAGCCTGGCGCGCGCGCTGCCGCCCAGCACCAGCGCGATGAGCGTGATGGCGATTCCGCTGATCGGCATCATGAGCGCCACTGTCATCGTGGGCGAATGGCCGCACTGGCAGGACTTTGCCGCCGTGGGCTGCGTGATGCTGGCGATTGCGGCAGTGTTGCTGCCGCGACGGGGCGCCTGA
- the xth gene encoding exodeoxyribonuclease III encodes MQIATWNVNSLSVRLPQVLDWLAANPDVEVLALQETKLTDDKFPLQALNEAGFQVHFFGQKTYNGVALLSRTQAGTDVVRNIPGMDCDMARVLSATYTAPNGQPLRVVNGYFPNGQAPGTDKFAYKMRWLTALREWLRTELVKTPQLVLLGDFNITFDDLDVYDPVALHETIHCTTEERSHLQELIGLGLTDSHRLFPQPEKSYSWWDYRNFAFRRNNGLRIDHILVSDAVKPMVTACAIDRLPRKNERPSDHTPVVLTLERAAA; translated from the coding sequence ATGCAAATCGCCACCTGGAACGTCAACTCCCTCTCCGTCCGCCTGCCGCAGGTGCTGGACTGGCTCGCCGCCAACCCCGATGTGGAGGTGCTGGCACTGCAGGAAACCAAGCTCACCGATGACAAGTTCCCGTTGCAGGCGCTGAACGAGGCGGGCTTTCAGGTGCACTTCTTCGGCCAGAAAACCTATAACGGCGTGGCCCTGCTCTCACGCACGCAGGCTGGCACCGACGTGGTGCGCAACATTCCCGGCATGGATTGCGACATGGCGCGCGTGCTGAGCGCGACCTACACGGCGCCCAATGGCCAGCCGCTGCGCGTGGTGAACGGCTATTTTCCCAATGGACAGGCACCCGGCACCGACAAGTTTGCCTACAAGATGCGCTGGCTCACCGCGCTGCGCGAGTGGCTGCGCACAGAGCTGGTCAAGACGCCGCAACTGGTGCTGCTGGGTGATTTCAACATCACCTTCGATGATCTGGACGTGTACGACCCGGTGGCGCTGCACGAAACCATCCACTGCACCACGGAAGAACGCAGCCACCTGCAGGAGCTGATCGGCCTGGGCCTGACCGACAGCCACCGCCTGTTCCCGCAACCCGAGAAAAGCTACAGCTGGTGGGACTACCGCAACTTCGCCTTCCGCCGCAACAACGGCCTGCGCATCGACCACATCCTGGTCAGCGATGCCGTCAAGCCGATGGTGACGGCCTGCGCGATAGACCGGCTGCCGCGCAAGAACGAGCGCCCGAGCGACCATACGCCAGTGGTGCTGACGCTGGAACGTGCCGCTGCATAA
- a CDS encoding DUF2069 domain-containing protein → MNEFNDLSLQPIPPTPAIRRTRVAAVGLLLALVLLLVAWELWLAPVRPGGSWLALKALPLCLPLAGLLKNRMYTYRWLSLMVWLYFCEGAVRAWSDRAPSSYYALLEAVLCVALFVACVMHIKLRFQAARQFFAKTLAQADANVDHQMAAATAPSAATPDAPAGSAQA, encoded by the coding sequence ATGAACGAATTCAACGACCTCAGCCTGCAGCCGATCCCGCCCACTCCTGCCATCCGCCGTACGCGTGTTGCGGCCGTGGGGCTGCTGCTGGCGCTGGTGCTGCTGCTGGTGGCGTGGGAACTGTGGCTGGCGCCGGTGCGTCCGGGCGGCTCCTGGCTGGCGCTGAAGGCATTGCCGCTGTGCCTGCCGCTGGCCGGCCTGCTCAAGAACCGCATGTACACCTACCGCTGGCTCAGCCTGATGGTGTGGCTGTATTTCTGCGAAGGTGCCGTGCGCGCCTGGAGCGACCGTGCGCCGAGCAGCTACTACGCCCTGCTGGAAGCCGTGCTGTGCGTGGCGCTGTTCGTGGCCTGCGTGATGCACATCAAGCTGCGCTTTCAGGCGGCGCGGCAATTCTTTGCAAAGACTCTGGCACAGGCGGACGCAAACGTCGACCACCAGATGGCAGCGGCGACCGCACCCTCCGCTGCAACGCCTGACGCACCCGCAGGCTCGGCGCAGGCCTGA
- a CDS encoding SulP family inorganic anion transporter, translating to MPLQGEGGAARRLLLRPLLDDLFAGLTVAGVLLPEAVAYAAIANVPPAHALLGALVGLCLYPWFGSSRFAIVSPTSSAAAVFASAVALGGVPMGLALVMLTGVLFLLAWALRAEFLGAFVSRPVLRGFAWALALTIILRQVPHLAGMPVSAPGFFSLLEQLWHYRALVHGPSLVWGLVALLCWGLFKRLHRWLLVPPSLLILVAGIVASQLLAPAQDGVALVGAIEWNWAGWHWPWPWPRLADAYWLRAAEIAPALLVILFAESWGSVRTLALQHGDRVAPRRELLGLGLANLASGALQGLPVGAGFSASSANEAAGGRSKLTGLAAALALALLLWQGRDWLALLPVPVLAAVVIGILAHSLWPRTVLHSLRLRSDTWLAWVAAAAVLVFGVLFGLLLAVALSVLLVLRRFARPLWSELGQLPGTRDYLDRKAHPETLRMPGITVLRPEEPVFFANAERIFAGMREHALASGTQVLVLSMELCDTLDSSSVEALAELAQDLGHHGCTLMLARVKDRSRESLQRAGLLDGSAGQLVPVFWSVDDAVQAAQQRLNCLAGDLV from the coding sequence ATGCCCTTGCAGGGTGAGGGAGGCGCAGCGCGCCGCCTGTTGCTGCGCCCCCTGCTCGACGACCTGTTCGCCGGGCTGACCGTGGCCGGCGTACTGTTACCCGAGGCGGTGGCCTATGCGGCAATCGCCAACGTGCCTCCGGCCCATGCCCTGCTCGGGGCGCTGGTGGGGCTGTGCCTCTATCCCTGGTTCGGCAGCAGCCGCTTTGCCATCGTGTCGCCTACCTCGTCGGCTGCTGCGGTATTTGCCTCTGCCGTGGCGCTGGGTGGGGTGCCGATGGGGCTGGCGCTGGTGATGCTGACCGGCGTGCTGTTTCTGCTGGCCTGGGCGCTGCGGGCTGAATTCCTTGGCGCGTTCGTTTCGCGGCCGGTGCTGCGCGGCTTTGCCTGGGCGCTGGCACTCACCATCATCCTGCGGCAGGTGCCGCATCTGGCAGGCATGCCTGTATCCGCACCGGGCTTTTTCTCGTTGCTGGAGCAGCTGTGGCACTACCGCGCGCTGGTGCATGGGCCCAGCCTGGTGTGGGGCTTGGTGGCGCTGCTGTGCTGGGGGCTCTTCAAGCGCCTGCACCGCTGGCTGCTGGTGCCGCCTTCGCTGCTGATTCTGGTGGCCGGCATCGTGGCGTCGCAGTTGCTGGCACCGGCGCAGGACGGTGTTGCACTGGTCGGCGCCATCGAATGGAACTGGGCCGGCTGGCACTGGCCCTGGCCCTGGCCCAGGCTGGCTGATGCCTACTGGCTGCGCGCTGCAGAAATCGCGCCGGCGCTGCTGGTGATCCTGTTTGCCGAGTCCTGGGGTTCGGTGCGCACGCTGGCGCTGCAGCATGGCGACCGGGTGGCGCCGCGGCGGGAGCTGCTGGGGCTGGGTCTGGCGAACCTGGCCAGCGGAGCGCTGCAGGGGTTGCCCGTGGGGGCAGGGTTTTCAGCTTCGTCGGCGAACGAGGCTGCAGGCGGTCGCAGCAAGCTGACGGGACTGGCTGCTGCGCTTGCGCTGGCGCTGCTGCTCTGGCAGGGCCGCGACTGGCTGGCGCTGCTGCCCGTGCCGGTGCTGGCGGCCGTGGTGATCGGCATTCTGGCGCACAGCCTGTGGCCGCGCACGGTGTTGCATAGCCTGCGCTTGCGCAGCGACACCTGGCTGGCCTGGGTGGCGGCCGCGGCGGTGCTGGTGTTCGGCGTGCTGTTCGGGCTGCTGCTGGCGGTGGCGCTCTCCGTGCTGCTGGTGCTGCGACGCTTTGCGCGCCCGCTGTGGAGCGAGCTGGGACAGCTGCCGGGAACGCGGGACTATCTCGACCGCAAGGCGCACCCCGAAACCTTGCGCATGCCGGGCATCACCGTGCTGCGGCCCGAAGAGCCCGTGTTCTTCGCCAATGCCGAGCGTATCTTCGCCGGCATGCGCGAGCACGCCTTGGCCAGCGGGACGCAGGTTCTGGTGCTGAGCATGGAGTTGTGCGACACGCTGGATTCCAGCAGCGTGGAGGCGCTGGCCGAACTGGCCCAGGATCTGGGGCACCACGGTTGCACGCTGATGCTGGCGCGCGTCAAGGACCGGTCGCGCGAGTCGCTGCAGCGGGCCGGGCTGCTTGACGGCAGTGCGGGGCAACTGGTGCCGGTTTTCTGGAGCGTGGATGATGCGGTGCAGGCGGCGCAGCAGCGGCTGAACTGCCTTGCCGGCGATCTGGTCTAG
- a CDS encoding thymidylate synthase, whose amino-acid sequence MQNPTPSNQYETFLRHVRDTGVAKADRTGTGTTSVFGYQMRFDLQQGFPLVTTKKVHLKSIIYELLWFLRGDGNARWLQQHGVTIWDEWADPETGDLGPVYGVQWRSWPKPDGSHIDQIAQVMETLRSNPDSRRMIVSAWNVAELDKMALMPCHAFFQFYVANGKLSCQLYQRSADIFLGVPFNIASYALLTHMVAQQCGLEVGEFIWTGGDCHIYSNHSEQVDLQLSREPFPYPQLVIKRKPADIFSYAFEDFEVVDYQHHAPIKAPVAV is encoded by the coding sequence ATGCAGAATCCCACCCCCTCCAACCAGTACGAAACCTTTCTGCGCCACGTGCGCGACACCGGCGTGGCCAAGGCCGACCGCACGGGCACCGGCACCACCAGCGTGTTCGGCTACCAGATGCGCTTCGATCTGCAGCAGGGCTTTCCGCTGGTGACGACCAAGAAGGTGCACCTCAAGAGCATCATCTACGAACTGCTCTGGTTCCTGCGCGGCGACGGCAATGCGCGCTGGCTGCAGCAGCACGGCGTGACCATCTGGGACGAATGGGCCGACCCGGAAACCGGTGACCTCGGGCCGGTGTACGGCGTGCAGTGGCGCAGCTGGCCGAAGCCTGATGGCAGTCATATCGACCAGATCGCGCAGGTGATGGAGACGCTCAGAAGCAATCCCGACTCGCGCCGCATGATCGTGAGCGCCTGGAACGTGGCCGAGCTGGACAAGATGGCGCTGATGCCCTGTCATGCCTTCTTCCAGTTCTATGTGGCCAACGGCAAGCTGAGCTGCCAGCTCTACCAGCGCAGCGCGGACATCTTCCTCGGCGTTCCGTTCAACATCGCCAGCTACGCGCTGCTCACGCACATGGTGGCGCAGCAGTGCGGGCTGGAGGTGGGCGAGTTCATCTGGACGGGTGGGGACTGCCATATCTACAGCAACCACAGCGAACAGGTGGACCTGCAGCTCTCGCGCGAGCCCTTCCCCTACCCGCAACTGGTAATCAAGCGCAAGCCGGCGGATATCTTCAGCTACGCATTCGAGGACTTTGAAGTGGTGGACTACCAGCACCATGCGCCGATCAAGGCGCCGGTGGCGGTGTGA
- a CDS encoding YihY family inner membrane protein — protein sequence MEKDLAESRQRQETAAKATTNALPLPHKDGMMAAMQKLLRRLLDFHARLPMLLLDFPWRETLAMLRQRFREDHLSLTASSLTFTTLTAIVPFFAVVLSIFTAFPMFGKLQRALEQWMVQNLIPSAIANPVVESVTVFATHAKQLGTAGTVFFVLTALMLMSSINEHLNAIWRVRKQRPIGQRLLIYWAAVTIGPVVLGASVATTSYVLSLSKGWITGTPVGTPGGVQFLINTVEFALMAGGMAALYHFVPNTRVRWTHALAGGVFAAAGIALAQRLLAAYLARVPSYSVVYGTFATLPILLLWVYLAWIIILLGAVIAAYLPALLHGLRRRGQGMGWQMQLAIELLRKLHHAQQMPARGVPLELLSQQLRVEAPQLEPVLEELAELRWVGRLDEADSPWVLLVPAEKTRLEPLIARWLLPQTPQLQPLWHHTLADMTLLDALKRENVASKTAV from the coding sequence ATGGAAAAGGATCTGGCAGAAAGCCGCCAGCGGCAGGAGACGGCTGCCAAGGCTACCACGAATGCGCTGCCATTGCCGCACAAAGATGGCATGATGGCGGCCATGCAGAAACTGCTTAGACGCTTGCTCGACTTTCATGCGCGGCTGCCCATGCTGTTGCTGGACTTTCCGTGGCGCGAAACCCTGGCCATGCTGCGCCAGCGTTTCCGCGAGGACCATCTCTCGCTCACCGCCAGCAGCCTGACCTTCACCACGCTCACGGCCATCGTGCCCTTTTTCGCGGTGGTGCTGTCCATCTTCACGGCCTTTCCGATGTTCGGCAAGCTGCAGCGCGCGCTGGAACAGTGGATGGTGCAGAACCTGATCCCCTCGGCCATCGCCAATCCGGTGGTGGAAAGCGTGACCGTGTTCGCCACCCACGCCAAGCAGCTCGGTACGGCGGGCACCGTATTCTTCGTGCTGACGGCGCTGATGCTGATGTCCAGCATCAACGAGCATCTCAATGCCATCTGGCGCGTGCGCAAGCAGCGTCCGATCGGGCAGCGCCTGCTCATTTACTGGGCTGCCGTCACCATCGGACCGGTGGTGCTGGGGGCCAGCGTGGCCACTACCTCCTATGTGCTGTCGCTGTCCAAGGGCTGGATCACGGGCACGCCGGTCGGCACGCCGGGCGGCGTCCAGTTCCTGATCAACACCGTCGAGTTTGCCTTGATGGCGGGGGGCATGGCGGCGCTTTACCACTTCGTTCCCAATACGCGCGTGCGCTGGACGCATGCGCTGGCCGGTGGCGTGTTTGCGGCGGCGGGCATTGCGCTGGCGCAGCGCCTGCTGGCGGCCTATCTGGCACGTGTGCCTTCCTACTCGGTGGTGTATGGCACTTTTGCCACCTTGCCGATCCTGCTGCTGTGGGTTTATCTGGCATGGATCATCATCCTGCTGGGGGCCGTCATCGCCGCCTATCTGCCCGCCTTGCTGCACGGACTGCGCCGCCGCGGGCAGGGCATGGGCTGGCAGATGCAACTGGCGATCGAGTTGTTGCGCAAGCTGCACCATGCCCAGCAGATGCCGGCTCGCGGCGTGCCGCTGGAACTGCTGTCGCAGCAATTGCGCGTGGAGGCCCCCCAGCTGGAGCCGGTGCTGGAAGAACTGGCGGAGTTGCGCTGGGTCGGGCGTCTGGACGAGGCCGATTCGCCCTGGGTGCTGCTGGTGCCCGCGGAAAAAACCCGCCTGGAACCGCTGATCGCCCGCTGGCTGCTGCCGCAGACGCCGCAGTTGCAGCCGCTGTGGCACCACACGCTGGCGGACATGACGCTGCTGGACGCGCTCAAGCGCGAGAATGTGGCGTCCAAGACGGCAGTTTAG
- a CDS encoding dihydrofolate reductase — translation MKPALHLIYARARNGVIGHQGQMPWHLPEDLAHFKRTTLGAPVIMGRKTWDSLPQKFRPLPGRTNVVITRQRDWTAPGAIVAHSLGDAIVQCGAVDTIWVMGGANVYAQALPLADQVVVTEIDADFEGDAYAPILGEQFQPVEREAHVSSQGLPFAFVTYVRVG, via the coding sequence ATGAAACCCGCCCTGCACCTCATCTACGCACGCGCCCGCAATGGCGTGATCGGCCATCAGGGCCAGATGCCCTGGCATCTGCCGGAAGATCTGGCGCACTTCAAGCGCACCACGCTGGGCGCGCCCGTCATCATGGGCCGCAAGACCTGGGACAGCCTGCCGCAGAAGTTTCGCCCCCTGCCCGGTCGCACCAATGTGGTGATCACGCGCCAGCGCGACTGGACGGCCCCCGGCGCCATCGTGGCGCACAGCCTGGGTGATGCCATCGTGCAATGCGGCGCGGTGGACACGATCTGGGTGATGGGCGGCGCCAATGTGTATGCGCAGGCCCTGCCGCTTGCCGACCAGGTGGTGGTGACCGAAATCGATGCGGATTTCGAGGGCGATGCCTATGCGCCGATTCTGGGCGAACAGTTCCAGCCGGTGGAGCGCGAGGCGCATGTGAGCAGCCAGGGGCTGCCATTTGCGTTTGTGACCTACGTGCGGGTGGGCTGA
- a CDS encoding FAD-binding oxidoreductase, with amino-acid sequence MQDALPDSFARIVGASHVLTGSDAAPYCRDWRKRHEGLALCVVKPGSTQEVAEVVKLCAAEQIAIVPQGGNTGLVVGSVPRDHGRNIVLSLQRMQTIRAIDVANQTINAEAGCILQNVQQAAADAGWLFPLSMASEGSCTLGGNLGANAGGTQVLRYGNSRELCLGLEVVTPQGEIWSSLQGLRKDNTGYDLRDLFIGSEGTLGVITAATMKLYPQPRVQLTAWAAVPSVQAAVDLLGLARQHLHAGLTGFEIMGQFALSLVDKHYPQLRVPLFRDTPWCVLLENADFEGEAHARERFETLLEAAMEQGCVTDAIVAENLTQAHTLWHIRESISLAQAEEGLNIKQDISVPISAIPQFVQETDAALAAHVPAVRIVNFGHLGDGNLHYNVQAPEGVDPSRFLAEQEPDINRIVFDAVHRFGGSISAEHGIGQLKRDTLPRYKSAVALQLMRAIKQALDPQGIMNPGRVL; translated from the coding sequence ATGCAAGACGCACTTCCGGATTCCTTTGCCCGCATCGTCGGTGCCTCCCACGTCCTGACCGGCAGCGATGCCGCCCCCTACTGCCGCGACTGGCGCAAGCGCCACGAGGGGCTGGCGCTGTGCGTGGTCAAGCCCGGCAGCACGCAGGAAGTGGCCGAGGTGGTCAAGCTGTGTGCAGCGGAGCAGATCGCCATCGTGCCGCAGGGCGGCAATACCGGCCTGGTCGTCGGCTCCGTGCCACGCGATCATGGGCGCAATATCGTGCTCAGCCTGCAGCGCATGCAGACCATCCGTGCCATCGACGTGGCCAACCAGACCATCAACGCCGAAGCAGGCTGCATTCTGCAGAACGTGCAGCAGGCCGCGGCCGACGCGGGCTGGCTGTTTCCGCTGAGCATGGCCAGCGAGGGCAGCTGCACGCTGGGCGGCAACCTGGGCGCCAACGCCGGTGGCACGCAGGTGCTGCGCTACGGCAACAGCCGCGAGCTGTGTCTGGGGTTGGAAGTGGTCACGCCGCAGGGCGAGATCTGGAGCAGCCTGCAGGGCCTGCGCAAAGACAATACCGGCTACGACCTGCGCGACCTGTTCATCGGCAGCGAGGGCACGCTGGGCGTCATCACCGCCGCGACCATGAAGCTCTACCCGCAGCCGCGCGTGCAGCTCACCGCCTGGGCTGCCGTGCCTTCGGTGCAGGCTGCGGTCGACCTGCTCGGGCTGGCACGCCAGCACCTGCATGCGGGACTGACCGGCTTCGAGATAATGGGCCAGTTTGCGCTGTCACTGGTGGACAAGCACTATCCGCAGCTGCGCGTGCCGCTGTTCCGTGACACGCCGTGGTGCGTGCTGCTGGAGAATGCCGATTTCGAGGGCGAAGCGCATGCCCGCGAGCGCTTCGAAACGCTGCTGGAGGCGGCCATGGAACAGGGCTGCGTAACCGACGCCATCGTCGCCGAGAACCTGACGCAAGCGCACACCCTGTGGCACATCCGCGAGAGCATTTCGCTGGCGCAGGCCGAGGAAGGGCTGAACATCAAGCAGGACATCTCCGTGCCGATTTCGGCCATCCCGCAGTTCGTGCAGGAAACCGATGCCGCGCTGGCCGCCCATGTGCCCGCGGTGCGCATCGTGAACTTCGGCCATCTGGGCGACGGCAATCTGCACTACAACGTGCAGGCGCCCGAAGGCGTCGATCCTTCGCGCTTTCTGGCCGAACAGGAGCCGGATATCAACCGTATCGTATTCGATGCCGTGCACCGCTTTGGCGGCAGCATCAGCGCCGAACATGGCATCGGCCAGCTCAAGCGCGATACGCTGCCCAGATACAAGTCCGCCGTGGCACTCCAGCTGATGCGGGCCATCAAACAAGCGCTGGACCCACAGGGGATCATGAATCCGGGACGGGTGCTCTAA
- a CDS encoding c-type cytochrome — protein MKTFARWGRAALVAGLGFASLGASAQWMTFPKAEDAVAYRKGAFEVMEHHFSRLSAMALKRIPYDQAQAVEDANVVMVMSRLPFHAFVPGSGAPLVNTRANEFVWTATPRFQASAQQLREKVDKLPAAARAGDLDVLKKLVVDAGSTCRKCHDQFRNR, from the coding sequence ATGAAGACGTTTGCTCGATGGGGCCGCGCCGCACTGGTGGCGGGCCTGGGTTTTGCCAGTCTGGGTGCTTCGGCCCAGTGGATGACCTTTCCCAAGGCCGAGGACGCCGTTGCCTACCGCAAGGGCGCTTTCGAGGTGATGGAACACCATTTCAGCCGCCTGAGTGCCATGGCGCTCAAGCGTATCCCTTACGATCAGGCCCAGGCCGTGGAAGACGCCAATGTGGTGATGGTGATGTCGCGCCTGCCGTTCCATGCCTTCGTGCCGGGCAGCGGTGCGCCGCTGGTCAACACGCGCGCCAACGAGTTTGTCTGGACGGCCACGCCGCGCTTCCAGGCCAGCGCCCAGCAGCTGCGCGAAAAGGTGGACAAGCTGCCCGCCGCGGCACGCGCCGGTGATCTGGACGTGCTGAAGAAACTGGTGGTGGATGCAGGCAGCACCTGCCGCAAGTGCCACGACCAGTTCCGCAATCGCTGA
- a CDS encoding sulfate ABC transporter substrate-binding protein: MDFSASRTARRHWLASLATIALGVAALPAQAQPATVQLLNVSYDPTRELYQDINRAFADSYRKATGANVQIRQSHGGSGKQALSVIHGLKADVVTLALAGDIDQVAQAGLLPANWQKRLPQNSTPYRSTIVFLVRKGNPKGIRDWGDLVKPGISVITPNPKTSGGARWNYLAAWGYALKKTGSQEQARAFVSQLYKQVPVLDTGARGSLITFTQRGIGDVLLSWENEAYLAQKELGKGQYDIVTPSVSILAEPPVAVVDRNVDARGTRQVAQAYLQFLYTPAAQHLIGKHYYRPADSSVARSYAHQFSKVQLFTINELFGGWGQAQKTHFADGGVYDQIFGKARK; encoded by the coding sequence ATGGATTTCTCCGCTTCCCGCACCGCACGCCGCCACTGGCTCGCCTCCCTGGCAACAATCGCCCTTGGCGTTGCAGCATTACCTGCACAGGCACAGCCCGCCACCGTGCAGCTGCTCAATGTCAGCTATGACCCCACGCGCGAGCTGTATCAGGATATCAACCGCGCCTTTGCCGACAGTTACCGAAAAGCCACCGGAGCCAACGTCCAGATTCGCCAGTCCCATGGCGGCTCGGGCAAACAGGCTTTATCGGTCATCCATGGCCTGAAGGCCGACGTCGTCACACTGGCGCTGGCAGGCGACATCGACCAAGTTGCCCAGGCCGGCCTGTTGCCAGCCAACTGGCAAAAGCGGCTGCCGCAGAACAGCACGCCCTACCGCAGCACCATCGTGTTCCTGGTGCGCAAGGGCAATCCGAAAGGCATCCGCGACTGGGGTGACCTGGTCAAGCCCGGCATTTCGGTCATTACGCCCAATCCCAAGACCTCCGGCGGCGCCCGCTGGAACTATCTGGCCGCGTGGGGCTATGCCCTCAAGAAAACCGGCTCGCAGGAACAGGCGCGTGCCTTCGTCAGCCAGCTGTACAAACAGGTGCCGGTGCTCGATACAGGGGCGCGGGGTTCGCTCATCACGTTTACCCAGCGCGGCATCGGCGACGTGCTGCTGTCCTGGGAAAACGAGGCTTATCTGGCCCAGAAGGAACTTGGCAAGGGTCAGTACGACATCGTGACGCCCTCCGTCAGCATCCTGGCCGAGCCGCCGGTTGCCGTGGTCGATCGCAACGTGGACGCCCGTGGCACACGCCAGGTAGCCCAAGCCTATCTGCAGTTTCTCTACACCCCGGCAGCGCAGCATCTGATCGGCAAGCACTACTACCGCCCAGCCGATAGCAGCGTCGCCCGCAGCTATGCCCACCAATTCTCCAAGGTGCAGCTGTTCACCATCAATGAGCTGTTCGGTGGCTGGGGCCAGGCACAAAAGACACACTTTGCCGACGGTGGCGTGTACGACCAGATTTTCGGCAAGGCACGGAAATGA